One region of Hydrogenobaculum sp. Y04AAS1 genomic DNA includes:
- a CDS encoding NAD(+)/NADH kinase, which produces MRFGFYVKEDKTAKEFAKYIEGELKALGQELVEIEDADILVVIGGDGTFLSAARRFSAFEKPTVGINLGRLGFLTEIPKQDAIRMLKLIIEGKYKVIDRMMIDVYLNDRYLGAYLNDAVLARSYLSRLIDIEVYQQEHMIANLRADGIIVSTPTGSTAYALSAGGPILTPELQNILLAPICPHTISVRPMVLSSDAFISLKLGDKTKEAYLTLDGQEFFNISKEDVVLIKRSNTVCKTISLDNISFFDVIRDKLGYA; this is translated from the coding sequence ATGAGATTTGGTTTTTATGTAAAAGAGGATAAAACGGCGAAGGAGTTTGCAAAGTATATTGAAGGCGAGCTAAAAGCCTTAGGGCAAGAGCTGGTGGAGATTGAAGATGCAGATATACTTGTGGTAATTGGAGGAGATGGGACATTTTTGAGTGCAGCCAGAAGGTTTTCGGCTTTTGAAAAACCAACGGTGGGTATAAACTTAGGAAGGCTTGGATTTTTGACGGAGATACCAAAGCAAGATGCTATACGTATGTTAAAACTCATTATAGAAGGCAAATACAAAGTAATAGATAGGATGATGATAGATGTTTATCTAAACGATAGATACTTAGGAGCATACCTAAACGACGCTGTGTTGGCAAGGTCTTATCTTTCAAGGCTTATAGATATAGAAGTTTACCAACAAGAACACATGATAGCAAATTTAAGAGCGGATGGTATCATAGTATCAACGCCAACGGGTTCTACCGCTTATGCTCTTTCAGCCGGTGGTCCTATACTTACCCCTGAGCTTCAAAATATATTGCTAGCGCCCATATGTCCGCACACAATCTCTGTGAGACCTATGGTATTGTCTTCTGATGCTTTTATAAGCCTAAAACTAGGAGATAAAACAAAAGAAGCTTATCTTACCCTTGATGGTCAGGAATTTTTTAACATATCCAAAGAAGATGTTGTATTGATAAAGCGCTCAAACACCGTTTGTAAAACAATAAGTTTAGACAATATAAGCTTTTTCGATGTAATAAGGGACAAGCTTGGCTATGCTTAA